One Neodiprion pinetum isolate iyNeoPine1 chromosome 1, iyNeoPine1.2, whole genome shotgun sequence genomic window carries:
- the garz gene encoding Golgi-specific brefeldin A-resistance guanine nucleotide exchange factor 1: MSIGKMGCPGGGLYVVEGEVSLLMTAMRRGARWSSHSHQDEDQDTLMKGLASLKEALNDADNLAQLEPSVFLAPFLEVIRSEETTGPVTSLALSAVNKIISYGLIDPDHNAVAPCVESVADAVTHARFVGTDASGDGVVLMRILQVLRGLVLSAAGNFLSNESVCEIMLSCFRICFETRLSELLRRTAEHCLRDMVQHLFTRLPQFADDTRVLLNMKKMRTNGMENTRTKNRKNKIHVKQKSKLSPDDDENETQLLSPVERVRASHLSTTPITPSSNIVDMQGSLDRGTPDRADDEKSENKINVTEIEAKTEDSDKNQINTETSPDQDNSKDSVKNDESAKIENKEGLEPVLSNDAEKESEDKVDDAKIVPDQDKSSVEQNLSVPQGAKPLGVNEKSVNLVQSPTGSVEDLSIDDNSNMNKEVGLQKMKEDAELPEEYINTQGVRFTPLQQLAPYGALCIRELFRFLVSLCSPLDKQNTEVMMHLGLSLLQVTLEVSADTLANFPSLLSLVKDDLCRNLILLLGSDRLSILAADLQVSFLLFESLREYLKFQMEFYLTKLMELVNSDSNRITYEQRELALEAIVRLWRIPGLPAELYLNYDCGLYSKNLYEDLTKLLSKNASTVSGSMHSILLISLDALIMLIDGIESRCKGVEEQRRISRHLPSLNLPTRDELLATKANKRWLVLGTEQFNAKPKSGINVLNEKGLLGGTTGHPDPQKIAKLLRENPGLDKKEIGDYISRRDNREVLQCFVESFDFQQTRIDQALRFYLESFRLPGEAPLISLLLEKFAEHWHTSNGKPFASADAAFTLAYAIIMLNVDQHNHNAKRQGNPMTAEEFKKNLKKVNGDADFDQDMLDEIYTAIKSEEIVMPAEQTGLVKDNYLWKVLLRRGTGPESNYLKVGKGGELVDRDLAVHAWAPVVTALCRAYKESSDRPLQRKVAQAFLRCASISAHYGMSSDLDTLVVSLCEFTGLATGGEPEQLILQLGGSGRSQLAARTLFEVTHRHGDALRASWRNVVDCLQAVYKAKLLPRILTEGEDFLDLSGKVSLIRKNVTPRAPPAEQSIFSSLYSYIALDASRGPHPAEATARKRAKQCITDCRLELIIAESKFLQVESLRSFVGALVAANPHDEDLAVFLLEILLKITIQNRDRVMRIWPIVQAHIEGLLTTAARENHAYLLERVAVGMLRLAIRLLRGEELAGAVLPPLTPLTHLPSATTATLARQLAYGLFELLKTGAANIHTTEDWKVVFSLLECVGAGALAPKHTNTVLDDAPSRTSVLDPRPVSPIPEWVLVSPTGTEAPLPVTADTIVLDRDLHDHDPAALVKCCESLAFLVRDVAHVTPFNFELCVRCVRTFAEAVLVSAGKRHKAQSVEEEPPGYQQTPIQLLDLMHTLHTRTAQVFRWWAEEGGAAEGVSLWPQGWRPLLQGIARLCCDARRSVRTSAVTYLQRALLAHDLAQLAAAEWSQCLEHVLFPLLAQLLSPIAPNDPIGVEETRVRAATLLSKVFLHHLTPLLTLPGFLPIWLTVLDLLKAYMYADNSELLFEAIPESLKNMLLVMASAGVLAPSSNLWTPTWRAIDTFLPNLKAELFPEPAPPSPDHSKPQVVTLLGQQQPSFPSPIAPQPDTSSLKHSSHQSEPIEEAAGICPTLLESDKFVIGGTSPTSGTSAPCVAESKETQQVITLVNQPAPSVASPVAVQPMAQQTFDITQTPTQQKNFEHQQQHELYYQHLSQQQEYQQSKSQVEYLYSSLHQTGLDIEKATQQNNEQQPATEQTETQLPVLQPLQPQQQYLHLHQQQQQVQQQQLQYPGTASPVHQMHQGSPPVMSTDASSSATVFNSAAYFSEDPAADRLFTVTTP; the protein is encoded by the exons ATGAGCATCGGGAAGATGGGCTGCCCCGGGGGTGGCCTTTACGTGGTCGAGGGCGAGGTCAGCCTCCTCATGACAGCGATGCGTCGAGGTGCACGATGGTCTTCACATTCCCATCAG GATGAGGACCAGGATACGCTGATGAAAGGCCTAGCAAGTTTGAAGGAAGCGTTGAATGATGCTGATAATTTAGCCCAGCTTGAACCCAGTGTATTTCTGGCCCCATTTCTTGAAGTCATCAGGTCTGAAGAGACAACTGGCCCAGTTACTAGTCTAGCACTATCAGCAGTTAACAAGATTATATCCTATGGCCTCATTG ATCCTGATCACAACGCAGTAGCTCCTTGCGTTGAATCTGTAGCTGATGCTGTAACTCATGCAAGATTTGTGGGAACGGATGCTTCGGGAGATGGAGTGGTCCTTATGCGTATTCTGCAAGTCCTGCGAGGTCTCGTGCTCTCAGCTGCCGGCAACTTTCTTTCAAATGAAAGTGTTTGTGAAATTATGCTTAGCTGCTTTAGAATATGCTTCGAAACAAGGCTCAGTG AGTTGCTTAGGAGAACTGCAGAACACTGTTTGAGAGATATGGTGCAGCATCTCTTCACCAGACTACCGCAATTTGCAGATGATACTAGGGTTCTTTTGAACATGAAA AAAATGAGAACCAATGGCATGGAGAATACCCGTACTAAAAATAGAAAGAACAAAATTCACGTCAAACAGAAATCTAAATTATCTCctgatgatgatgaaaatgaaacacaacTTCTCAGCCCTGTTGAAAGAGTTAGAGCCAGCCATTTATCAACTACACCAATTACACCGTCTAGTAATATTGTCGATATGCAAGGATCGCTGGATCGTGGAACCCCTGACAGGGctgatgatgaaaaaagtgaaaacaaaattaatgtaaCTGAAATTGAAGCAAAGACAGAAGATTCTgacaaaaatcaaattaataCGGAAACTAGCCCTGATCAGGATAATTCAAAAGATTCCGTCAAAAATGACGAGTCTgccaaaatcgaaaataaagaAGGCCTGGAACCAGTGTTATCAAATGatgcagaaaaagaaagcGAGGATAAAGTTGATGATGCTAAAATTGTACCTGATCAAGATAAATCTTCCGTCGAACAAAATCTAAGTGTTCCTCAGG GGGCTAAGCCACTTGGAGTAaacgaaaaatctgtaaatttGGTGCAATCTCCAACTGGCAGTGTGGAGGACTTGTCTATAgatgataatagtaatatgAATAAGGAGGTGGGATTGCAAAAAATGAAGGAGGATGCAGAACTGCCGGAAGAATACATTAACACTCAGGGAGTGAGATTTACACCTCTCCAACAGTTGGCACCATACGGAGCGTTATGTATTCGGGAACTCTTTAGATTTCTAGTTTCTCTTTGCAGTCCACTTGACAAACAAAACACTGAAGTAATGATGCACTTAGGGCTCAGTTTGCTGCAGGTAACACTGGAAGTGTCCGCAGATACTCTTGCCAATTTCCCATCACTACTTTCTCTAGTCAAAGATGACTTATGCAGAAATTTGATCTTg CTTTTGGGATCTGATAGGCTATCAATCCTTGCAGCAGATCTTcaagtttcatttttgttatttgaATCATTAAGAGAATAtctcaaatttcaaatggaGTTTTACCTCACAAAGTTGATGGAACTTGTCAATTCAGATTCAAATAGAATAACGTATGAACAGCGAGAGTTAGCATTGG AAGCCATAGTGAGACTATGGCGGATACCTGGTTTGCCGGCAGAATTATATCTTAATTATGATTGTGGACTATATTCCAAAAATCTTTACGAAGATCTTACAAAGTTACTGTCAAAG AATGCTTCAACAGTGTCAGGTAGTATGCACAGTATACTACTGATATCGTTAGATGCGTTGATAATGTTGATTGACGGAATTGAGTCCAGGTGTAAGGGAGTCGAGGAACAACGAAGAATTTCTCGACATCTGCCGTCACTAAATTTACCTACTAGAGATGAGTTACTTGCAACCAAAGCTAACAAGAGA TGGCTAGTCCTTGGAACTGAACAGTTTAATGCCAAACCTAAATCTGGAATCAATGTTCTTAATGAAAAAGGTTTACTTGGGGGTACAACAGGTCATCCAGATCCACAGAAAATTGCTAAACTATTGAGAGAAAATCCGGGTCTAGACAAGAAAGAAATAGGAGATTACATTAGTAGAAGAGATAACAGAGAAGTGCTACAATGCTTTGTAGAGAGCTTTGATTTTCAACAGACGCGCATTGATCAGGCTCTCCGATTCTATTTGGAATCTTTCCGACTCCCTGGAGAAGCACCACTTATCTCACTGCTGCTTGAAAAATTTGCTGAACACTGGCAT ACTAGCAATGGAAAACCATTTGCTTCTGCTGATGCTGCTTTTACGTTGGCCTATGCCATAATCATGTTGAATGTAGACCAACACAATCATAATGCCAAACGACAGGGTAACCCCATGACTGCAGaagaattcaagaaaaatttgaaaaaggttAACGGTGATGCTGATTTTGATCAAGATATGttagatgaaatatatacAGCTATTAA GAGTGAAGAAATAGTCATGCCAGCTGAACAAACTGGATTAGTGAAAGATAACTACTTGTGGAAAGTGTTACTCCGTAGAGGTACTGGGCCCGAGAGTAACTATTTAAAAGTTGGCAAAGGAGGAGAACTTGTTGACAGGGATCTGGCCGTACATGCTTGGGCACCTGTTGTAACTGCTCTATGCAGAGCTTATAAAGAATCGTCGGACAGACCTTTACAGCGCAAAGTTGCTCAAGCATTCCTAAG GTGTGCCTCGATCAGTGCCCACTATGGAATGAGTAGTGATTTAGATACATTGGTCGTCAGTCTATGTGAATTCACAGGGTTGGCTACAGGGGGTGAGCCTGAACAGCTGATTCTCCAGTTAGGAGGCAGTGGTCGTAGTCAATTAGCTGCACGTACTCTTTTTGAGGTAACGCATCGGCATGGAGATGCGTTGAGAGCATCTTGGAGAAATGTCGTAGATTGCTTGCAAGCTGTATATAAAGCCAAGCTGCTGCCGAGAATTCTCACGGAAGGTGAAGACTTCCTTGATCTATCGGGGAAAGTATCCCTCATTCGGAAGAACGTCACCCCCAGAGCACCTCCTGCTGAACAAAGCATTTTTTCCAGCCTGTACTCATACATTGCATTAGATGCATCGCGAGGTCCACACCCTGCAGAGGCCACTGCTCGCAAAAGAGCAAAGCAGTGTATAACTGATTGTCGGCTTGAATTGATTATTGCTGAAAGTAAATTTCtacag GTGGAATCACTTCGATCTTTTGTGGGAGCGCTAGTTGCAGCAAATCCTCACGACGAAGATCTTGCAGTTTTTCTTCTCGAAATTCTTCTTAAAATTACGATTCAGAATCGTGATAGAGTAATGCGCATTTGGCCGATTGTTCAAGCACACATCGAAGGGTTATTAACCACTGCTGCCCGAGAGAACCATGCGTATCTGCTTGAAAGGGTCGCTGTTGGAATGTTAAGATTAGCAATTAGATTGCTGCGGGGCGAGGAATTGGCTGGTGCCGTTTTACCACCTTTGACACCGCTAACCCACTTACCTTCAGCAACAACTGCTACTTTGGCCAGGCAACTTGCATATGGATTATTCGAACTTTTAAAAACTGGTGCTGCCAACATCCATACCACGGAAGATTGGAAAGTTGTTTTCAGTTTATTAGAATGTGTGGGTGCTGGAGCATTAGCTCCAAAACATACTAATACAGTCTTAGACGATGCACCTAGCAGAACATCCGTTTTGGATCCAAGACCTGTTAGCCCTATACCAGAATGGGTGCTGGTTTCTCCTACTGGCACCGAAGCTCCCTTGCCGGTCACTGCCGATACTATAGTCCTGGATAGAGATCTGCATGATCATGATCCGGCAGCTCTTGTCAAATGTTGTGAAAGTCTTGCATTCTTAGTAAGGGATGTTGCTCACGTTACTCCATTCAACTTTGAACTGTGTGTGCGCTGCGTTAGAACGTTTGCGGAGGCTGTTTTAGTCAGCGCAGGCAAACGACATAAGGCTCAAAGTGTTGAGGAAGAACCACCTGGATATCAACAAACCCCCATTCAATTATTGGATTTGATGCATACTCTGCACACAAGAACTGCTCAAGTATTCCGATGGTGGGCTGAAGAAGGCGGGGCTGCAGAAGGAGTTTCTTTGTGGCCACAGGGATGGCGACCGTTATTGCAAGGTATAGCGAGGCTATGTTGCGATGCCCGTAGATCTGTTCGCACATCGGCTGTAACTTACCTGCAGAGAGCTTTACTCGCTCATGATTTGGCACAGCTGGCTGCAGCAGAATGGTCTCAATGTCTCGAGCATGTTCTATTTCCTTTGCTGGCCCAACTTCTGAGCCCGATAGCACCAAATGACCCAATTGGAGTAGAAGAAACTCGAGTACGAGCAGCAACGCTGCtctcaaaagtatttttacaTCACTTAACTCCTTTGCTGACACTACCTGGATTCCTGCCAATATGGCTTACGGTTTTAGATTTATTGAAAGCTTACATGTATGCTGATAATAGTGAGCTACTTTTCGAAGCCATTCCGGAATCCTTGAAGAATATGTTGCTGGTTATGGCATCTGCTGGCGTTTTGGCCCCAAGCTCAAACCTTTGGACACCTACATGGCGAGCGATAGATACTTTTCTACCTAATTTAAAGGCGGAACTTTTTCCAGAGCCAGCACCTCCGTCACCTGATCATTCTAAACCACAAGTTGTAACTTTACTCGGGCAGCAACAACCTTCCTTTCCAAGTCCAATCGCCCCACAACCTGATACATCTTCCCTGAAGCATTCTTCACACCAATCTGAACCCATAGAAGAAGCTGCAGGTATCTGTCCAACACTTTTAGAGTCAGATAAATTCGTGATTGGTGGTACAAGTCCGACATCAGGAACGTCGGCACCTTGTGTAGCTGAAAGTAAGGAAACTCAACAAGTGATCACTCTTGTAAATCAACCGGCCCCAAGTGTAGCTAGTCCAGTGGCTGTTCAGCCAATGGCTCAGCAGACTTTTGACATCACTCAAACGCCGACTCaacagaaaaatttcgaacatcAGCAACAGCACGAGCTTTATTATCAACATTTGTCTCAGCAGCAAGAATACCAACAGTCAAAATCACAGGTGGAATATCTATATTCGTCTTTGCATCAAACTGGACTTGATATTGAGAAGGCTACACAACAGAATAACGAGCAACAGCCTGCAACAGAACAGACTGAAACACAACTTCCTGTACTTCAACCTCTGCAACCACaacaacaatatttacatttacaccaacaacaacagcaggtGCAACAGCAACAGCTTCAATATCCTGGGACAGCCAGTCCAGTTCATCAAATGCATCAGGGTTCTCCACCAGTT ATGTCGACCGACGCATCCTCATCAGCCACTGTCTTTAATTCTGCAGCATATTTTTCAGAGGATCCCGCGGCGGATCGTCTTTTCACCGTCACCACGCCGTGA